One part of the Populus alba chromosome 18, ASM523922v2, whole genome shotgun sequence genome encodes these proteins:
- the LOC118056942 gene encoding probable xyloglucan endotransglucosylase/hydrolase protein 23, whose product MASLNTVLVPLVALLVTVASASNFYNDFDITWGDGRAKILSNGDLLTLNLDKASGSGFQSRNEYLFGKIDMQLKLVPGNSAGTVTAYYLSSKGSAWDEIDFEFLGNLSGDPYILHTNVFSQGKGNREQQFYLWFDPTADFHTYSILWNPQRIVFSVDGTPIREFKNLESMGVPFPKNQPMRIYSSLWNADDWATRGGLVKTDWALAPFTASYRNFNAEACVLSNGVSSCGTTTSPPASTSNAWFSEELDSTRQERLKWVRENYMVYNYCNDVNRFPQGLPPECSMS is encoded by the exons ATGGCTTCTTTGAATACTGTGCTTGTGCCCCTTGTAGCTCTTCTTGTGACGGTTGCATCAGCAAGCAACTTCTACAACGATTTTGATATTACCTGGGGAGATGGCCGTGCTAAGATCCTCAGCAACGGCGACCTCCTCACTCTCAACCTTGACAAGGCCTCTGGCTCTGGATTTCAATCCAGGAATGAGTATCTGTTCGGAAAGATTGACATGCAACTCAAGCTTGTCCCCGGCAACTCTGCAGGCACTGTCACTGCTTATTAT CTGTCATCAAAAGGGTCTGCGTGGGATGAGATAGATTTTGAATTCCTGGGGAATTTGAGCGGTGATCCTTACATCCTGCACACTAATGTGTTTAGCCAAGGCAAGGGCAACAGAGAGCAGCAGTTCTATCTTTGGTTTGACCCAACTGCTGATTTCCACACATATTCCATTCTTTGGAACCCACAGCGCATTGT CTTCTCCGTGGATGGCACTCCAATTCGAGAGTTCAAGAACCTGGAGTCTATGGGGGTTCCCTTCCCAAAAAACCAGCCGATGAGGATTTACTCGAGTCTATGGAATGCTGATGACTGGGCTACAAGAGGTGGCTTGGTCAAGACAGATTGGGCCCTAGCTCCTTTCACCGCTTCTTATAGAAATTTCAATGCCGAAGCTTGTGTTTTGTCTAATGGGGTATCTTCCTGTGGCACAACCACTTCTCCTCCCGCCTCCACCTCGAATGCTTGGTTCTCAGAGGAGCTTGATTCAACAAGGCAGGAGAGGTTGAAATGGGTCCGGGAGAATTACATGGTATACAATTACTGCAATGATGTCAATAGATTTCCCCAAGGTCTCCCTCCGGAATGCAGCATGTCCTAG